GTCGTCTAGGTGACCCTTCAGGCCGGGACTCTCGAAGTCGCCGTCCAGGCCGCACGAGAACGTCGGGTCAAGCAGCGCCCTTAGATAAGTCAGGCCCAGGCGCCAGTCCAACAGGCCGTGGAAGTGCTGGTTTCCGTACCTCAAGAGGCAGCGGTAGCACGCTGTCGAGCAGTCGCTGTGGTCGGCTCCTTCGAACTCCGACCGCGGGTAGGCGGTCGCGTCCGTGAGCATCGACCGGGCGAACGACAGGATGCGGGGTACCATCTCGCCCGGCGCGGGCTCGCTGAGGATCCGGCAGAACCCGGCGCCGTTGACCAGCTCGTCCGTGATCTGCAGGAGCGGGCGAGCCGGCGCGCGGCCGAAGAGGCGCGGTTCCAGAACGGCCAGTTCCTCGGGCGCGATGTCGAGCTCCAATGCCGCCCGACTGACGGTCATGAACGTGGCTGACAGCGCCGCTGCGCGCACACCCTGCCACCTCGACCTGGCGTGGTCCGACTCCTCGACTCCTTCGGTCCGCAGGGGCATGCGGTGCAGCGCGAGCGCGGGGTTCAGGGCCGTCGGAGCGAGGTAGAGGGAATCGGTCGTCTTGGGGGCGGCGAGCCAGACGGGGGGACGCTCGCTCGACTCCGCGGTGAATCCGTAGCGGTGCACGCCCGGTACCTCGGCCAGCTCCTGGTGCGGCAGCCGGAAGTCTCTGCGACCGCGCCTGATCACCTGGTTCCCGCCGGTCGTCACGAAACCGGTGCCCGACCGCCCGCGGTTGAGGCGGTAGGTGCGTGCCCGGCCGTCGAAGGCTACGGCGAGACTCGCCCCGAACGACGTGCCGTCTTCCGGTGGCAGCCCGTACGTCACCGGCGCGATTGCGCTGCCTTCGGCCTGGACGGTGCGGTGACGGGCGCCGCCGCCCCCCTCCTCGTTGCGGGGCCGCCGACCGAAATCGGTCCGGAAGCCGTTCGGGACCACGCAGTCGTGACCGCTGTCCTCGTCCAGCGGCGAGCCGCAGGCCCGGCAGGTCGCGTCCTGAGTCGTGTCGGCCGGGCCGATCCTGGCCCACGCGCTGCAGGCCCGGCACTGGGTCAGCCGGAACCTCTCCCCGAACGCGTCGTCCCGGAAGGCCTTGACCGGGACGACCTGCCCTTTCCTGCCGAACGGAGGCAGGTCGAGGTCGGGCGTGAACCCGACGGAGACGTACTCGAACTTGTCCTTCACGAGGCGCGCTTCGGGAGCGAACTCGTAGATGGCCACGTCCAGATCGCGCTCCACGCTGTCGAACTCCTCTCGACCTCCCGTGCGACGCGTCCCCAGGTAGAGGTTCCGGACCCGCGTGGGCATGCCGTACATGGGCAGCAGTCCGGTCTCCGCCACGGCCTGCGCCAGGCCGGGCGCCACTTCCGCGGTGACGCCGTCCAGCTCGGCGAGCAGTTCGTCCAGCGCCGGACGGATCACTTCGGTCTTGCCGTCCGCCGCGAGGACGCCCCGGAACCGCTCGGCTTCCCCGGCGGTCGCCTCCAGCGCCCCGCGGAGTCTGTCCCGCCACCGGGAACCGTTCAGGTACGTTGCGACCGGTACGAACTCGCCGTGGATGTCCGGCGGCGACATGAGATCGCCGGGGTACAGGCGGTCGCCCGCCGCGCGGTCCTGCTGACGGAGCAGCCCGAACGCGTCCACCAGCCATTTCTTGCGCAGGAAGCGCTGGGCGATGGAGCCCATGCTCTTGGTCAGGACCGGGGGTGGCGGCACGTCGCCCGTCATCCGTTCGGGATTGCGGAAGTAATGGAGATCGTGGCTCTTGGTGCGGCAGACGGTCAAGGCCATGGAGAACGCCTGACCGCGGCGACCGGCACGTCCGACCCGTTGCTGGTAGTTGAACCGCTGCGGCGGCATGTTGGCCTGCATGACCGCCTGGAGCGGGCCGATGTCGATCCCGACTTCCATGGTCGTCGTTACGGCCAGCAGGTCGATAGTGGCCTTGCGCTCATGGAGTTCCCCTGCCCCCGTCTCGATCTCGTTGAGGTCGTCCGCATGGTCGTCATCCACTGGCTCGCCGTCTGCGTGGCCGTCGCCGGAGTCGTCGCATATCGGCACGAAGATCCCCTTGAATTCCCGCTGCCGCGCGGCCGGGTCTTCGGTCTGCCCGGTCAGTTCCTCGCAGTGCAGGCGGAAGAAGGGCGCCACCTCGCTCGACTCGTCTTCCCAGTGGTCGACGGCACGGTTCACCCGCCGGCCGAGGAAGTTGACGGCCCTGAGCGAGGCGACGGTCCCGAAAGGCGCCTCCGGCAGCTTGGTCAGGCACCGCGTGCAGAGCTCGGCGCCGCGGTGCAGGTGGACCCGCGAGCAGGTGTCGCAGCGCCAGAAGCTGTCCTCGGGCCGCGCGACATGGAAGCGGATCCGGCTCATCGAGACGATCCCTCCCCTATGGCCGGCCGCGGCAAGGTCGTTCAGGGCGGTCTCGAGTCGAGCTTCGCCGTCCGTTTCTCCCCAGACGGCCTTCGCGTAGGCCAGGACCTTACCCCGCGCCGTCCCTCTCGGTCCGATCTCTATCAAGGGATCGTCCTCGGAACGGTACTTGGAAGGATCGTACCGGTAGGCGTCCGTCAGGACTCGGATCAGCGCCGCGAGTTCCGAGACCCGGCCGGCAGTGCGCCGGCTTTCGGGAAGGTCGGTCGGCCGGACCGTCACGTAGCCCAGACCGGCTTCCTCGAACGAGAAGTACGTCTTGTTGAAGACGACGTCGGTCATGGCGCGCTGGAAGCGGTAGATCAGGGGGCGTCTCGCGCTCGACAGCGCCTTGTTCTTGTCGGTGTCCGCTTTCCAGTGGATCCGGTCGCCGCTTTTCAACTCGAAGAAGGTGTCCCAGTCAAAGAGCCGTTCGCGTGTTTCGTTGGTGGTGCCTTTGGGTCTGTCGATCCCAGCGTCGTCGTACGGGTGAACGCCCTGCCGGACCATCGCGGCGATCAGCGGGCGCACCTCCTGTCCGTCAAGCGTCTCCGCCACGTTGAGATCGTAATCCTCCACGAGATCCGCGAACGCCACCGACGGGTCGTCGGCGGTCTTCAGCGCCGCGGTCGCCGCGTCGAGGCGTGCCCCGATCCCGGCCATGTCGCCGAAACGTCGCTCCACCGCGGCCCGCTCCATGTCGGCTTCCAGCTCGCGAATCTCGGTGGTCAGCTCGTCCGGCGTGCGGCGTGCGGCCGCGTGTTCCTGAAGGCAGACGAAGAGTATCTCGCGGCGCAGGTCCTGGTGATGCAGACGTTCAATGTCCAGCGCTGCCCTCGCCGCGTCCTGACGGCTGTCCGAGAAGGAGACCAGCTTCGGGGCGTTGCTCGGGTCGGCGACGCGCTGCACGTCGAACAGTTCGGTCGCCAGCAGCTGCGTGGTCTTTCCGAAACCGGCGCGGAAGTTGCGGAGCGGCGAGAGGCGTCCCATGCCCTTCTGCCGGGGTCCGTAGTCCGTACCGCACTTGGGACAGGCGTAGGGGACGTGCGTCTCGGGGTCGTTCGGCTTCCGCTTGTGGCGGTCCGTGGAACCGGCGAGGCGTTCGTAGAGGAAACCGGGCACGGTATCCGACACTCCCGGTGCCGCCGGACGGACCGCGTTGTGGACCGTGACGATCCCGGTCACCCGGTCCAGGTTCCCGGCTTTCCAACTCTTGGGGCACTTCTCGGGGGCGAGGTCGGTGGGCCAGAACACCGCGTACTGGTCGTAGGAGAGTTCCTCGAACCGTTGCGACGCCGCGGTGTCGGGCAGTCCGTCCAGCAGCGGTTCGTGAGGCAGCAGTTCGGTCTTCGGAGAGCGTGTGGACCCCTGCGACCGCATGCCGCCCACGAACAGCTCGCCGCAGCATTCGCAGTAGAGCACCTCGAACTGCCTCAGCACCTTCGGATCCTCGTCACCGATGTCGAACCGTTTCCGGCTCTCCCGCTCAATGCTGAGCCGACCGATCTCTGCCTTTCGGGCCGTGGTCCGTTCGGAAGCGGGCAGGCCGGCGTTCTTCCAGACCGGTGCGTACAGCCCCTCGACGCTGCGGAAGAACGTGTGGATGCGGAAAGACGGCGCCTCAGTCACGCGCCGGGCCAGTCCGTCGCCGCAGCCCCGGACGAAGAGGACCGCGCGGATCGCGCGCAGGGCGAGGTCGAACGGCAGGTCCTCCGGCACCGGGTGGCCGTTCCTCAAGTCCCGGAAGAGGGTCCAGGCGAGCCGCCTGGCCGTCACGGCGCGGGTGCGTCCCTCTTCCGGAATCCAGCACGCGACGGCGACGGCGGCCGCCGCTGCCCTGGCGACGTCTGCGACGACGTCTTCCAGCGGCCGGTCGGCGTGCGGCACGCCCAGCTGCCCGGCCACGGCCGCCCAGAGCGTGGCCGCGTCCGGCATGTGCAGCGCGTCGTCGGCGGTCAGGGGACGGTCTTCCGTGTCACGCGCCCGGGACGCGGCGGTATGGTCGAGGAGGTCAGTGAACGGCGTCGACTCCAGGCCTCCACGATTGTCGCCGTGAGCTTCGTAGGGAATCTCCCGTCCGGCCACGATGGCTTCCCGCCAGGCCGCTCTGGCGTCCTCCGGCGTCTCGGCGTGCGTGCCGAACCGTCCGAACATGTCCCACAGGTATTCGACGCTGGCGTCGGCGCCGGCCGCGCCGGGCGTCGTCGGGAGGGAGGCGCTGGACGCGAGGATCCTGAGCTTGTGCCGCTGACCTTCCGCCGTGAGTCCGAGGCGGTCGAGAAGGAGCCGCAGCAGGTACGCGACCTCGGTCCCGGCGGAACCGCGTTGGAGGTGCAGCTCGTCCAGGACGAGGTAGAAGTACGAGTCGGGTTCCTCCAGCCACTCCTTCGTCTGCCGGAAGATGTCGTCGTCCACCTCGCGCGACAGCATCGCGCTGAGCATGCTCACGTTCGTGATGAGGAGGTCCGGCGGCGTCCGCTGCATGTCCCACCGGGAGATCAGTTCGCCGCCGTCGGTGGACGGGAACATGAACGGCGAGTCGTCCCCGAACGCGGAGGCGGCCTCTTTCGGATCGAACGGGTCCGTGTGCCCGGGGCCGTTTCGCCAGGCGTACTCGCGCGCCTGGCGCTGTCCCAGTTCCGCCTGTGCCATCTCCCCGAACAGTTGCGTCTGCCGCCGGACCCGGCGGCGGAATTCGGCCTCCCGGACGCTCTTGAACGTCGCCGAACCGTCCTCGCCTGTGTCGCCGTCCGAGGTGGGCAGATCCAGCCGACCGTCGTCGGCGCTCATGTCCAGGAGGTGGCGGAACGCCGGGTTGTCCTCGTGGCCGGTGACCGGGCTCTTGCCGGTGTAGCGTCCGAAGAAGATGCGGTTGCCGCCGAACTCCCGGTCCATGACCGCCCGGGCCTCCCGGGAGTCCAGGGCCTTGCGCAGACGGACCATCTGGTCTTCCACGAGCGCGTTCATCGGGTACAGGATCAGCGCGCGGACGGCGGCCGGCCGGCGTTCGCCCTGCCGGTGGGACACCACCGGCGACCGGCGCGGATGCGCCTTTGAGGGCCGCCGTTCGGACGGGATCTCGGTGAACGAAGGCTGGAACTGCCCGTCTTCCTTCACCTTGCCGTATGGTCGTCCGGTCGCCGGATCGGTCCACCAGCGCCGGGTCAGGAATTCCGCGTCGGGCGCTTCCCACGTCGCGGCTTCGCCGGCGAGCGCGGCGAACACCGGCAGGAGGAAGGATTCGGTCTTGCCCGAACCGGTTCCCGACGTGACGATCCCCGGCGTGCCGGGGCGCACGCCACGGGTCAACATCTGCAGCTGATGAAGGTAGGGCGCGTATTTCGCCTGCCGCGTGAGCGGCCCCGCGCCGACGGTCACAGGGACGGACGGGAACAGGCCCGCCAGGACCAGTTCGACGAACGCACGTCGGCGGAATTCCGGCACGGCGCCGAGCGGATCCTCGCCGGTGGCCGGGGGACGCAGCAGGTCCTCGAACCTCCACTCGGACGGCATGTAGCGGGGGAGCGGCTCCACGAGCGGCTCGGTGCACAGCGTGCCGGGGGCGCGCAGGAGCCTGCGCCGCTCCTCGGCGACGTCGGCGTCGCCGATACGGAACGCGGTGTCGAGATAGCTCAGGTAGAGCTCACGGATTCTGACGAAACTGCCGATTGGATCTTGCATGGCATCTCCAGCGGGAACGGGTACGCCCGAACGTCTCAGGACGGGAGCAGGGGAGGGTTGAGGTACGCCGAGAGCGAGGCCCGGTACGGACCGGACAGAGGGTAGCCGTACCCGACCACTCCGCCGTCTTCGGCGAGTGTCGGACCCGAGAGCCCGTCGCCGATCACGGCGCAGAGCCGACCGAAGCGGAGCGGCAGGTAGAGGCCCTGCGCCCAGGTCCTCCAGACGGGTCGTCCGGGATCGTCGTCGAAGGGGAGATCTCCGTATTTCAGCAGGTACGCCTTCGTCAAGGTGGCGTTCCGGAGCTCGGAGCTGTAGAAGTCCACGCCGTCGCGACGAATCACGTACAGCGGGCAGGAGCCGGCATGACGACGGAGTTCGACGGCGATGCCGTCCGATTCCCGCGCCGCGGCCGGACGGAAACGAGACGCCTTCCAGTCCCAGACCCGTTCGCTGACATAGGCGGATCCGGCCGGCGGCCGATCCCCGGGCGAGTCGTCCGGCACCTGGACGGCGATATCCGGATCGAGCCACCGGAGCGGCGCCAGTTCGAAATCGGCGGACAGCCGCTCCAAGACCTCCGTCTTCGCGACGTCCACCTGGAACACCGCCGGCTGCCAGGGGTTCGCGGCGAGGCGGCGGGTGACGACCGCGCCCCGCCGCCTCGCCGCCTGCGCGAACCCGCCCGCGTCGGACGACGGGAGCAGGCCGAGTAACGTCGCCCGGTACCGGCGGCCGACGGGGTAGACGACGAAGCCCGGTCGGCGCGCGACGACGTACGTGACCGGCTGGGCGCGTGCATGGACGACATCCAGTAGCCCCGCCTCCACCCAGGCCCGGAGCAGTTCGTACAGCGTGTCCGACCGGTCGAACCGGTCGAAGCCTGTCGCGCGCGCGAACGCCTCCACCGCCGTGTTGAGGCGGATCCCGCTCCGCCGCACGGCCAGGGCCGCGAAGACGTCCACCAGCCGCCGGGTCCGGTCTTCCGGCTCCACGCCCGTCCAGGCGGAACCGCCACCGGTACGGGTTCCGCCGACCGTCTCGTCAGGCTCGTCCGCGGCGTCCCGCGCCCGGTCCCTGAACGACGCCAGGACGGCCTGAACTCGCGGGTGACGTTCGACCGGATCCACTCGGTCGGGACCGACGACCACACCGACACTGGCGCTGCGGTGCACGGCCAAGCGCCAGACCTTCCGGTCGCGGGCGTGGAGGCTCTTGCTCGGCATGCGCGGCGTGGGCGAGTCCGGATCGCCGACGAACAGCAGCTGCGTCGGCCGGCCGCTGTCGCCGACGACCAGCCATTCGTGCGTGTCGCTGCGCGCCGCAGCGACGTCGCCGAGTCGGGCACCCAGGTGGAGCACGTCCCGGACGGCTCCGAGGAGATCGACACGTCGGCCGGGCGTCCCGGTCGAGACCCAGTCGGGCATTTCGCCGGACCGTTCGATCTCGACGGCGGCCGCACCGCATCCTTCAAGGGCGTAGACGCCGGATCCGACCGGCTTGTAGTCGTGCGTCAGGTGCCGGCGGCCGAGAGCGAATTCGCAGCTGGCAGTGTTGTCGTCGCCCTCGGCGGCCGGCCAGCGGACCAGGGCGAGGTAGCGGCCGGGCGCGCCGGCGAGGGGCGCGTCGGGCAGGATCCACTCGTCGGGAGTGTCCACGGACTTCGTGGCCGAGCAGACGAAGATCCCGTCCACGTCCAGGATGTCCACCGATGAGGAGCCGGCGAACCGGATCCGCGGCAGGAAGCCTTCAAGCGCGACGTATCCGTCGTCGCCCCGCACGCCACCCACGATCCGCACGGACGGGGAAGCCATGGTGGCCTGCAGGTGCGTCGCACCTTCCAGACCGGCCGGAGCCTCCTGGGCGATACGGACCCGACAGTCCACGACCTGGCTCCAGCCCTGGAGGAGGGCGGGTTCCCGGCGACCGCCGAAATGTGAGACGAACGCCCCGACCAGGTCGTCGCGGACCAGGGCCATGTCCGCCTGCTCCGCGTCCGTGCCCGAGACCAGTTCGAACGCTCCGCCCGCCAGGGCGCGGAAGACCAGGACGCCTCGCCTGAAGTGTCTCGCGGGCCGAGTCGCGAGCGTCCCTCCTCCCAACGCCGTTGTCACGGCCGCCTGCACCGGATCGGGCGTCCCCGCGCCCGCCAGTCGGACGAGCCGGGTCAGGCCGTCGTGCTCGAACCTGAGCGGCACCTTCTCCAGGCCAGGAGGCAGCGCCGCGCCGTCCGTACAGGCCAGGTAAGGCCGGAGCAGGTCCTCGTCGTCGTCGAACTCGGCGAGCAGCCGCACGTCCCAGGCGCCGGCGTCCCGGCGGCCGTGGAGCCCCGTCCTGAGCGCTTCCTGCCGCACCGCCCTCCAGAAGGCGCTGTTCCGGACGTCGGCTCCGGTTTCGACGAAACGGTCCACGAACTGCTCGAGATCCTTACGGAATCCCGGGCTGAAGGTGTCTTTCGCGTCCTGGAGCAGTTTGATCACTCGCCGCAGAGGCGGCTCGTCGCCCGACAGGTCGTTCGTTTCCAACAGCTGCCGAAGTCTGGAGCGGTCGCGGTCGTGGGGAAAAGCGAGGAACCAGGACGCTCCGATCACGGTCCGGAACGTGTCGTAAGGCGGCAGGACGAGCCGCCGGACCGCGTGCGCGGCCGTCCATTCGCTGAGAGTTCGCCATAGGACGGGAAGGCACTCCATGGACTGGGTCTTCCCGAACACGGCCTCCATACGTCCGTGGAAGCCGTGTTCCTTCCCGAAGGGGTACCCGTACGCGACCAGACACGTCAACCACAGCATCGCGAAGAAACGGGGCGGACTCTCCGACGTGGGGCTCCAACCCGTCTCCTTGAGGCAGAAAGAACCGAAGGACTCGCCGGGCGGCAGTCTCCACCGCATCACGGCGACGAAACGCTTCACCACGTCGTCCGCGTCCGCTTCCGGGTCGCCCGTCATCAGGGCCAGCTCGTGTGGTGTCGCGGGCAGCTGCTCCACCGGCGTCGCCTTCTCACCCGCTCCAAGGGAGAAATGGTAGGCGGCGAGCCTGGTGTTCCATTCGTCGTAGCTCCATGCACGCCAATCTCGGACGGCCGTCGGCTGTGTTCCGGTCATGAGTCCTCTCCCGAATCCGCCGGCCCGTATCCGGTCGACGTGAAATGATGCGACGTTCTAACACCTGTTTGGACGGCGACCGAGTCGATTTAACCGGCACCCGTTGGGGGCGTACCCCGTGGACAAGTTCTCCCATCAGGTGTTGACGACACGAATATGAATGTAAACCAATAAAGAAAAATTTCACGAATTCGCCTGTATTCTTATCATCTGGAAGACCAACGGGCGTCTCTCGGAAGCATGAAGCCTGGCGAAAAGCCGTGGCAGACCCGATGCTCTAGGTTCGGAGCATGCCCGACCGACTCACGAAGGAGCAGCGCAGCGCCCTCATGGGCAGGGTTCGGCAGAAGGACACAGCCCCCGAACTCGCTCTGCGTTCCGCGCTCCACCGGCGCGGTCTGCGTTTCAGGAAGAACGTCAGAGGTCTGCCGGGATCGCCGGACATCGTGTTTCCGGGCGCGAAGGTGGCGGTGTTCGTTGACGGCGACTTCTGGCACGGCCGGGACTTCGCGGCCTGGTCCGCGAAACTACAACCCTTCTGGAAGGCCAAGATCGAACGCAACATTGAACGCGACTGTGACAACGTAGCCGATTTGGAAGCCCTGGGCTGGCAGGTCCTCAGGGTGTGGGAGAAGGACGTGAAGAAACGTCTTCCCGACGTGGTTGAAGAGGTCGTTTCGGTCGTCTCCACCCGGCGCGCCGCCCGATGAGACACGCTGCGACTCGGATCGCCCGGCGCGAGATCCTGGGCGGCGCGCCGCTCACGCGGCGGTCGAGAGCACGCGCCGGGCGACGAGTGCTCGCAGGTGCCGGGCCAGACGCGCAGGCTGCCGTCCGCTTCGGATCAGCACGTCCACCTCCATGTTCCTGGACAGTACCGTGTACGTGATGTTCGCGTTGGTCACCAGGACGATCCTGCCGTCTTATTGAGAACGGCGTAAGTTGAGGCTGATTGAGAACCTGGGCGAATCGAGAGCTGCGCTCCACGCCATCACACTGCCGACGAGGGGCAGTCTGTACTTTGGCCGTCATCAAGAGAGCAAGCGGCTCAGCACCTCACTCATCTTCTCGAAGCCGCTCTCATCCCCGTGGCGGTCACACCAGACGGCCAGCAGGAGGGCGTCGAAGGCGCGCACGGTCCCCAGAAACTGGGCTTCCTCGGGCGTCCAGTCGCGCCCATAGCCCTGCCTGAAGGCCGCCACAAGCGTGGCACCGTTCTCCTGCTGCGACAGATCGTTCGTCATCTTTGCCACGTCGAGCACCGCCGGGCCAGGACGGCACATCTCCAGATCAATGACCGTGAGGCGTTTCCCATCCCACAGCCAGTTGCGGGCCGTGTAGTCGGCGTGCCGAAGCACCGTGGGCGGAAAGGGGCCGGCCAGGAGTGTGCGGGCCAGCGCCTCCACCTGCCGCACCTGCCGGTCGGGCAGTAGACCCTGCGCGCGGGGCAGGTAGCGGTGCATCAGGCTGTGCAAGTCGCCGCGTCCGTCGTCGAAGGGCAGCGGACGTGGGGCGGCGTCGTGTAACTGGCGCAGCGCGGCGCCTGCGGCGCGGTACATCGCCTCCGTCTGGGGCTG
The sequence above is a segment of the Deinococcus sedimenti genome. Coding sequences within it:
- a CDS encoding aminoglycoside phosphotransferase family protein translates to MLEIGEHIGWAHGESQVYAARWAGHDVILKRHRERRKHVRERHGYETWSHTGLLPDLVHDDPGRLEMILARVPTSCALQQPQTEAMYRAAGAALRQLHDAAPRPLPFDDGRGDLHSLMHRYLPRAQGLLPDRQVRQVEALARTLLAGPFPPTVLRHADYTARNWLWDGKRLTVIDLEMCRPGPAVLDVAKMTNDLSQQENGATLVAAFRQGYGRDWTPEEAQFLGTVRAFDALLLAVWCDRHGDESGFEKMSEVLSRLLS
- a CDS encoding very short patch repair endonuclease — translated: MPDRLTKEQRSALMGRVRQKDTAPELALRSALHRRGLRFRKNVRGLPGSPDIVFPGAKVAVFVDGDFWHGRDFAAWSAKLQPFWKAKIERNIERDCDNVADLEALGWQVLRVWEKDVKKRLPDVVEEVVSVVSTRRAAR
- a CDS encoding DEAD/DEAH box helicase — its product is MQDPIGSFVRIRELYLSYLDTAFRIGDADVAEERRRLLRAPGTLCTEPLVEPLPRYMPSEWRFEDLLRPPATGEDPLGAVPEFRRRAFVELVLAGLFPSVPVTVGAGPLTRQAKYAPYLHQLQMLTRGVRPGTPGIVTSGTGSGKTESFLLPVFAALAGEAATWEAPDAEFLTRRWWTDPATGRPYGKVKEDGQFQPSFTEIPSERRPSKAHPRRSPVVSHRQGERRPAAVRALILYPMNALVEDQMVRLRKALDSREARAVMDREFGGNRIFFGRYTGKSPVTGHEDNPAFRHLLDMSADDGRLDLPTSDGDTGEDGSATFKSVREAEFRRRVRRQTQLFGEMAQAELGQRQAREYAWRNGPGHTDPFDPKEAASAFGDDSPFMFPSTDGGELISRWDMQRTPPDLLITNVSMLSAMLSREVDDDIFRQTKEWLEEPDSYFYLVLDELHLQRGSAGTEVAYLLRLLLDRLGLTAEGQRHKLRILASSASLPTTPGAAGADASVEYLWDMFGRFGTHAETPEDARAAWREAIVAGREIPYEAHGDNRGGLESTPFTDLLDHTAASRARDTEDRPLTADDALHMPDAATLWAAVAGQLGVPHADRPLEDVVADVARAAAAAVAVACWIPEEGRTRAVTARRLAWTLFRDLRNGHPVPEDLPFDLALRAIRAVLFVRGCGDGLARRVTEAPSFRIHTFFRSVEGLYAPVWKNAGLPASERTTARKAEIGRLSIERESRKRFDIGDEDPKVLRQFEVLYCECCGELFVGGMRSQGSTRSPKTELLPHEPLLDGLPDTAASQRFEELSYDQYAVFWPTDLAPEKCPKSWKAGNLDRVTGIVTVHNAVRPAAPGVSDTVPGFLYERLAGSTDRHKRKPNDPETHVPYACPKCGTDYGPRQKGMGRLSPLRNFRAGFGKTTQLLATELFDVQRVADPSNAPKLVSFSDSRQDAARAALDIERLHHQDLRREILFVCLQEHAAARRTPDELTTEIRELEADMERAAVERRFGDMAGIGARLDAATAALKTADDPSVAFADLVEDYDLNVAETLDGQEVRPLIAAMVRQGVHPYDDAGIDRPKGTTNETRERLFDWDTFFELKSGDRIHWKADTDKNKALSSARRPLIYRFQRAMTDVVFNKTYFSFEEAGLGYVTVRPTDLPESRRTAGRVSELAALIRVLTDAYRYDPSKYRSEDDPLIEIGPRGTARGKVLAYAKAVWGETDGEARLETALNDLAAAGHRGGIVSMSRIRFHVARPEDSFWRCDTCSRVHLHRGAELCTRCLTKLPEAPFGTVASLRAVNFLGRRVNRAVDHWEDESSEVAPFFRLHCEELTGQTEDPAARQREFKGIFVPICDDSGDGHADGEPVDDDHADDLNEIETGAGELHERKATIDLLAVTTTMEVGIDIGPLQAVMQANMPPQRFNYQQRVGRAGRRGQAFSMALTVCRTKSHDLHYFRNPERMTGDVPPPPVLTKSMGSIAQRFLRKKWLVDAFGLLRQQDRAAGDRLYPGDLMSPPDIHGEFVPVATYLNGSRWRDRLRGALEATAGEAERFRGVLAADGKTEVIRPALDELLAELDGVTAEVAPGLAQAVAETGLLPMYGMPTRVRNLYLGTRRTGGREEFDSVERDLDVAIYEFAPEARLVKDKFEYVSVGFTPDLDLPPFGRKGQVVPVKAFRDDAFGERFRLTQCRACSAWARIGPADTTQDATCRACGSPLDEDSGHDCVVPNGFRTDFGRRPRNEEGGGGARHRTVQAEGSAIAPVTYGLPPEDGTSFGASLAVAFDGRARTYRLNRGRSGTGFVTTGGNQVIRRGRRDFRLPHQELAEVPGVHRYGFTAESSERPPVWLAAPKTTDSLYLAPTALNPALALHRMPLRTEGVEESDHARSRWQGVRAAALSATFMTVSRAALELDIAPEELAVLEPRLFGRAPARPLLQITDELVNGAGFCRILSEPAPGEMVPRILSFARSMLTDATAYPRSEFEGADHSDCSTACYRCLLRYGNQHFHGLLDWRLGLTYLRALLDPTFSCGLDGDFESPGLKGHLDDAERLAEEMVEGFGGETRLFAGGMVPAFRIKKGNSGLTPWVLVAHPLWNWDPNAELAAGTILAQADEEAAAESSGATLCWDTFNLERRQVQVREWIKQQATLAR